Proteins encoded in a region of the Stigmatella aurantiaca genome:
- the cheB gene encoding chemotaxis-specific protein-glutamate methyltransferase CheB, giving the protein MTVPSSSNPLRVVVAEDSPTARRLLVEILRADPGLEVVGEARDGLEAVELVHRLRPQLVTMDIQMPHMDGLEATRRIMTEVPTPVVVVSTLVERDIQTSMSALRAGALAVLQKLVGPESPDFERESRHLRDTLRAMSAVKVVRHWPQRASVPPPRPAVAPGPRSRPAVVAIATSTGGPAALHRIFSELPADFPLPILVVQHIALGFAEGMARWLDSVTPLKVKVAEDGEPLKPGTVYVAADDRHLGVTTDGRVQVSNAAPVGGFRPSGTFLFRATARAYGAASVALILTGMGQDGLDGLRELRQGGGRVLAQDEATSVVFGMPGVVVAAGLAEAVLPLDAIAAHLKELAAPPG; this is encoded by the coding sequence ATGACCGTCCCCTCCTCATCCAATCCCCTGCGCGTCGTGGTGGCCGAGGACTCGCCCACGGCCCGAAGGCTCCTGGTGGAAATCCTCCGCGCGGACCCTGGCCTCGAGGTGGTGGGCGAGGCCCGGGACGGCCTGGAGGCGGTGGAGCTCGTGCACCGGCTGCGCCCGCAGCTGGTCACCATGGACATCCAGATGCCGCACATGGATGGCCTGGAGGCCACCCGGCGCATCATGACGGAGGTGCCCACCCCCGTGGTGGTCGTCTCCACGCTGGTGGAGCGCGACATCCAGACGTCCATGTCCGCGCTGCGCGCAGGCGCGCTCGCGGTGCTCCAGAAGCTGGTGGGCCCCGAGTCCCCCGACTTCGAGCGCGAGAGCCGCCACCTGCGCGACACCCTGCGCGCCATGTCCGCGGTGAAGGTGGTGCGGCACTGGCCTCAGCGCGCCAGCGTGCCCCCGCCGCGCCCCGCCGTGGCGCCGGGCCCCCGCTCCCGGCCCGCCGTGGTCGCCATCGCCACCTCCACCGGAGGCCCCGCGGCCCTGCACCGCATCTTCTCGGAGCTGCCCGCGGACTTCCCCCTGCCCATCCTGGTGGTGCAGCACATCGCCCTGGGCTTCGCCGAGGGCATGGCCCGGTGGCTGGACTCCGTCACCCCCTTGAAGGTGAAGGTGGCCGAGGATGGCGAGCCCCTCAAGCCGGGCACGGTCTATGTGGCCGCGGATGACCGGCACCTCGGGGTAACGACCGACGGCCGGGTCCAGGTGTCCAACGCGGCGCCGGTGGGCGGCTTCCGCCCCTCGGGCACCTTCCTCTTCCGGGCCACCGCGCGCGCCTACGGCGCCGCCTCCGTGGCGCTCATCCTCACCGGCATGGGGCAGGACGGGCTGGATGGGCTGCGCGAGCTGCGCCAGGGCGGCGGCCGGGTGCTCGCCCAGGACGAGGCCACCTCCGTCGTCTTCGGCATGCCCGGCGTGGTGGTCGCCGCGGGGCTCGCCGAGGCCGTGCTCCCGCTGGACGCCATCGCCGCCCACCTGAAGGAGCTGGCCGCCCCCCCGGGGTGA
- a CDS encoding ATP-binding protein encodes MSSSRAAEERATASPPAVAGDLGPADPALDSERLRLCMEAARLGTWEWLLPEGRIRWSDNIASLLGGVPGGPGDTYEAFLQRVLAEDRSRFAQQVAAALETPSAFNAEFRVYVPEGAPRWMRARARVFAEQGRAVRMLGVLQDISLEKKAEEESRRATDFQEQLLGIVSHDIRSPLGAIISWARIMAAGGPPPEEQQRTFRRITSAALRIERLTRLLLDFARAQLGGGIILEPRRADMHELLQQVSHQFRVAYADRSLVCEKEGEDTAGMWDPDRLAQVVSNLLENALKYSPPDTPVRLAARARKEHVVLEVHNQGKPVPPELMPQLFEPFRSGPQASRTAKTSYGLGLYIVREIVRAHGGTIEVRSDIEEGTTFTVSLPRLPPVAAELMRRPAPVGPGSKKG; translated from the coding sequence TTGTCCTCCTCCCGGGCAGCCGAGGAGCGCGCCACGGCGTCCCCTCCGGCCGTGGCTGGGGATTTGGGCCCGGCGGACCCGGCGCTGGACAGCGAGCGGCTGCGGCTGTGCATGGAGGCCGCGCGGCTGGGCACGTGGGAGTGGCTGCTGCCCGAGGGCCGCATCCGCTGGTCCGACAACATCGCCTCGCTCCTGGGCGGGGTGCCCGGCGGGCCTGGGGACACCTACGAGGCCTTCCTTCAGCGGGTGCTCGCCGAGGACCGCTCGCGCTTCGCCCAGCAGGTGGCCGCCGCGCTGGAGACGCCCTCGGCGTTCAATGCCGAGTTCCGCGTGTACGTGCCCGAGGGGGCCCCCCGGTGGATGCGCGCCCGGGCGCGGGTGTTCGCCGAGCAGGGCCGGGCGGTGCGGATGCTGGGGGTGCTCCAGGACATCAGCCTGGAGAAGAAGGCGGAGGAGGAGTCCCGCCGCGCCACGGACTTCCAGGAGCAGCTGCTGGGCATCGTCAGCCACGACATCCGCAGCCCCCTGGGCGCCATCATCTCCTGGGCGCGCATCATGGCCGCCGGCGGCCCCCCGCCCGAGGAGCAGCAGCGCACCTTCCGGCGCATCACCTCCGCGGCGCTGCGCATCGAGCGGCTCACCCGGCTGCTCCTGGACTTCGCCCGGGCCCAGCTGGGCGGCGGCATCATCCTGGAGCCCCGGCGGGCGGACATGCACGAGCTGCTCCAGCAGGTGTCCCACCAGTTCCGGGTGGCGTACGCGGACCGCTCGCTGGTGTGCGAGAAGGAGGGCGAGGACACCGCGGGCATGTGGGACCCGGACCGGCTGGCGCAGGTGGTCTCCAACCTCTTGGAGAACGCGCTCAAGTACAGCCCGCCGGACACGCCCGTGCGGCTGGCGGCCCGGGCGCGCAAGGAGCACGTGGTGCTGGAGGTCCACAACCAGGGCAAGCCCGTGCCCCCCGAGCTGATGCCCCAGCTCTTCGAGCCGTTCCGCAGCGGCCCGCAGGCCTCGCGCACGGCGAAGACGAGCTACGGCCTGGGGCTCTACATCGTCCGGGAAATCGTCCGGGCCCACGGGGGCACCATCGAGGTGCGCTCGGACATCGAGGAGGGCACCACCTTCACCGTGAGCCTGCCCCGCCTGCCCCCCGTGGCCGCGGAGCTGATGCGCAGGCCCGCGCCCGTGGGCCCCGGCTCGAAGAAGGGCTGA
- a CDS encoding glycoside hydrolase family 1 protein, translated as MSHRPLLLLSLLVAACSDSARFEPDAARTALIGTQLPRGFLLGTSTSSHQVEGGNTNDWTRWERERFPDGSPHIKDERPSGEAADSWNRFDADVRSMQVLGANAYRFGLEWSRLEPAPGVWNAEAAERYRQWARTLRLQGITPLVTLYHFTLPLWVSDMGGWENPATLEAFEAYAARVAEALGGEVDLWCTVNEPNVYAVQGYLDGIWPPGKKDTKAMAAVLDRLIEAHARAARQLRALDTVDADGDGHATRIGLAHHARLFQAASGSMADTAATALTDAFFNNSVPEALRTGRIRLSVPGSTSIDREVEGLKDSIDYFGLNYYTRDYIRQDLGDAALARQYTPKGKGVNDLGWELYPEGLFLFLQRYATLGVPILITENGMPDRSGERRPRFLQTHLYAVEEALAEGVNVGGYFHWSLIDNFEWAEGYEAKFGLFAVDLDSPDKRRTETPAVSAFQDIARNLGLTPSP; from the coding sequence ATGAGCCACCGCCCCCTGCTGCTCTTGAGCCTCCTTGTGGCCGCGTGCTCGGACAGCGCCCGCTTCGAGCCGGACGCGGCGCGCACCGCCCTCATTGGCACCCAGCTGCCCCGGGGCTTCCTGCTGGGCACCTCCACCTCCTCGCACCAGGTGGAGGGCGGCAACACGAACGACTGGACGCGCTGGGAGCGGGAGCGCTTCCCGGACGGCAGCCCGCATATCAAGGATGAGCGGCCGTCCGGCGAGGCCGCGGACTCGTGGAACCGCTTCGATGCGGATGTGCGCTCCATGCAGGTGCTGGGCGCGAACGCCTACCGCTTCGGGCTGGAGTGGAGCCGGCTGGAGCCCGCCCCGGGCGTGTGGAACGCGGAGGCCGCGGAGCGCTACCGGCAGTGGGCCCGCACGCTGCGCCTGCAGGGCATCACCCCCCTGGTGACGCTCTACCACTTCACCCTGCCGCTCTGGGTGTCGGACATGGGCGGGTGGGAGAACCCCGCCACGCTGGAGGCCTTCGAGGCGTACGCGGCCCGGGTGGCCGAGGCGCTCGGCGGCGAGGTGGACCTGTGGTGCACGGTGAACGAGCCCAACGTGTACGCCGTGCAGGGCTACCTGGATGGCATCTGGCCCCCGGGCAAGAAGGACACCAAGGCCATGGCCGCGGTGCTCGACCGCCTCATCGAGGCGCACGCCCGCGCCGCGCGCCAGCTCCGCGCCCTGGACACCGTGGACGCGGACGGGGATGGCCATGCCACGCGCATTGGCCTGGCCCACCACGCGCGCCTGTTCCAGGCGGCCTCCGGCTCCATGGCGGACACCGCCGCCACGGCCCTCACCGACGCCTTCTTCAACAACAGCGTCCCCGAGGCGCTGCGCACCGGCCGCATCCGCCTGTCCGTGCCGGGCTCCACCTCCATTGACCGCGAGGTGGAGGGCCTCAAGGACTCCATCGACTACTTCGGCCTCAACTACTACACGCGCGACTACATCCGGCAGGACCTGGGCGATGCCGCCCTGGCCCGCCAGTACACCCCGAAGGGCAAGGGGGTGAACGACCTGGGCTGGGAGCTGTACCCCGAGGGGCTCTTCCTCTTCCTCCAGCGCTACGCCACGCTGGGCGTCCCCATCCTCATTACCGAGAACGGCATGCCGGACCGCTCCGGCGAGCGCCGGCCCCGGTTCCTGCAGACCCACCTGTACGCCGTGGAGGAGGCCCTCGCGGAGGGAGTGAACGTCGGGGGATACTTCCACTGGAGTCTGATCGATAATTTCGAATGGGCGGAAGGGTACGAAGCCAAATTCGGTCTTTTTGCGGTGGACCTGGACAGTCCGGACAAGCGCCGTACGGAAACACCCGCGGTAAGCGCATTCCAGGACATCGCGCGCAATCTCGGCCTCACGCCGAGCCCCTAG
- a CDS encoding PAS domain-containing sensor histidine kinase, which translates to MTEQSTGWADVFKALPTPAYLLDDAGKIQACSASGAQVLGLAPRALTGQRWGELQVDRETLARLEAERARLLVTGKPCTLQLPWPSPEGLRLHTFQLAPVTGPGGALRVLVTAQPLSEAEMVYARALELEQAARAEVETAERRRSFLYQAMTTLFAHPPDPQGMYTLLAHLAVPDLADWCLVDALEQGTSVCRRAVACLDPTLEERARALPQRMELRHDAPVGLLRVLRTGESELVPAVTDSLLRAAAAEPHHPALLTQLQAGSYMIVPLRARGNSLGAVTFVSSGSGRRYGPEDLALAEDLCQRASLAIDNARLFGESRRATRAREDLLAVVSHDLKNPLGVVQLGSALLLRERPNVARDEHVHKHATRIRDASDRALRLISDLLDWGRLEEGQLPLDTREVDTSALVMEAVDSIRPLAEAHGLQVVVELPPGLPRVLCDRGRVLQVLGNLLGNAVKFTEAGGRVTVGAREQGEEARLYVRDTGKGIPPEQLAYVFDRYWQAKDSVSRGTGLGLAIAKGLVQAHGGRIEAQSTLGEGSTFSFTLHTVPATDERVLHS; encoded by the coding sequence ATGACTGAGCAGAGCACTGGGTGGGCGGACGTCTTCAAGGCCCTGCCGACACCTGCCTACCTGCTCGATGATGCAGGGAAAATCCAGGCGTGCAGCGCCTCGGGCGCCCAGGTGCTCGGCCTGGCCCCCAGGGCCCTCACCGGGCAGCGCTGGGGCGAGCTCCAGGTGGACCGGGAGACGCTGGCCCGGCTGGAGGCGGAGCGTGCCCGCCTGCTGGTGACGGGCAAGCCCTGCACCTTGCAGCTGCCCTGGCCCTCACCCGAGGGCCTGCGCCTGCACACCTTTCAACTGGCCCCCGTGACGGGCCCCGGCGGCGCCCTGCGCGTGCTGGTGACCGCGCAGCCCCTGTCCGAGGCGGAGATGGTGTATGCGCGCGCCCTGGAGCTGGAGCAGGCCGCCCGCGCCGAGGTGGAGACCGCCGAGCGCCGCCGCTCCTTCCTGTACCAGGCGATGACGACGCTGTTCGCCCACCCGCCGGATCCGCAGGGCATGTACACGCTGCTGGCGCACCTGGCCGTGCCGGACCTGGCCGACTGGTGCCTGGTGGACGCGCTGGAGCAGGGCACCTCGGTGTGCCGCAGGGCGGTGGCGTGCCTGGACCCGACGCTGGAGGAGCGCGCCCGCGCCCTGCCCCAGCGCATGGAGCTGCGGCACGACGCGCCCGTGGGGCTGCTGCGCGTGCTGCGCACCGGCGAGTCCGAGCTGGTGCCCGCGGTGACGGACTCGCTCCTGCGCGCCGCGGCCGCCGAGCCGCACCACCCCGCGCTCCTCACCCAGCTCCAGGCCGGCTCCTACATGATTGTCCCGCTGAGGGCGCGGGGCAACTCGCTGGGGGCCGTCACCTTCGTCTCCTCGGGCTCGGGGCGCCGCTATGGCCCGGAGGACCTGGCCCTGGCGGAGGACCTGTGCCAGCGCGCCAGCCTCGCCATCGACAACGCGCGCCTGTTCGGCGAGTCCCGCCGCGCCACGCGCGCCCGCGAGGACCTGCTGGCCGTCGTGTCCCATGACTTGAAGAACCCGCTGGGCGTGGTGCAGCTGGGCTCGGCGCTGCTCCTGCGCGAGCGGCCCAACGTGGCCCGGGACGAGCACGTGCACAAGCACGCCACCCGCATCCGGGACGCCTCGGACCGGGCGCTGCGGCTCATCTCGGACCTGCTCGACTGGGGGCGCCTGGAGGAAGGGCAGCTGCCGCTGGACACGCGCGAGGTGGACACCTCGGCGCTGGTGATGGAGGCGGTGGACAGCATCCGCCCGCTCGCGGAAGCCCATGGGCTCCAGGTGGTGGTGGAGCTGCCCCCCGGGCTGCCGCGCGTGCTGTGTGACCGGGGCCGCGTGCTCCAGGTGCTGGGCAACCTGCTGGGCAACGCGGTGAAGTTCACCGAGGCCGGGGGCCGCGTCACCGTGGGCGCCCGGGAGCAGGGCGAAGAGGCCCGGCTCTACGTGCGCGACACCGGCAAGGGCATTCCCCCGGAGCAGCTCGCCTACGTCTTCGACCGCTACTGGCAGGCCAAGGACTCCGTCAGCCGGGGCACCGGGCTGGGGCTGGCCATCGCCAAGGGGCTCGTCCAGGCCCACGGTGGCCGCATCGAGGCGCAGAGCACCCTGGGCGAGGGCAGCACCTTCTCCTTCACCCTGCACACCGTCCCCGCCACCGACGAGCGCGTTCTCCACTCCTGA
- a CDS encoding CheR family methyltransferase: MASLALTPPVFAILSALIEQRAGLHYGPEDRELLADKVSSRALEAGFESLLDYYYFLRYDPGGPAALDSLVDALLVHETYFFRDALPLEALVEEVLVPAVREGQKPRVWCAACSTGEEPLTLAMMLADRGVLKDVRLVASDLSQRVLDRARRGEYNLRSMRALPPGIEGRYLDIVEGRPRVRQELVAAVEWRRVNLVDAETISAMGPFDAVLCRNVLIYFQDEVARRVVDALTRVLVPGGPLLVGTSESLMRFGTALLCEERRGAFFYVRPKESP; this comes from the coding sequence ATGGCCTCGCTGGCACTCACGCCCCCCGTCTTCGCCATTCTCTCCGCGCTCATCGAGCAGCGGGCGGGGCTTCACTATGGGCCGGAGGACCGGGAGCTGCTGGCGGACAAGGTGTCCTCCCGCGCGCTCGAGGCGGGCTTCGAGTCGCTGCTCGACTACTATTACTTCCTCCGCTACGACCCGGGCGGCCCCGCGGCGCTGGATTCGCTCGTGGACGCGCTGCTGGTGCACGAGACGTACTTCTTCCGGGACGCGCTGCCGCTGGAGGCGCTGGTGGAGGAGGTGCTGGTGCCCGCGGTGCGCGAGGGGCAGAAGCCCCGGGTGTGGTGCGCGGCGTGCTCCACGGGCGAGGAGCCGCTGACGCTGGCGATGATGCTGGCGGACCGGGGGGTGCTGAAGGACGTGCGCCTGGTGGCGAGCGACCTGAGCCAGCGGGTGCTCGACCGGGCCCGGCGCGGCGAGTACAACCTGCGCTCGATGCGGGCGCTGCCCCCGGGCATCGAGGGGCGCTACCTGGACATCGTGGAAGGGCGGCCGCGCGTGCGCCAGGAGCTGGTCGCCGCGGTGGAGTGGCGCCGGGTGAACCTGGTGGACGCGGAGACCATCTCGGCCATGGGTCCCTTCGACGCCGTCCTCTGCCGCAACGTGCTCATCTACTTCCAGGACGAGGTGGCGCGCCGGGTGGTGGACGCCCTCACCCGGGTGCTCGTCCCCGGAGGGCCCCTGCTGGTGGGCACCTCCGAGTCCCTGATGCGCTTTGGTACCGCGCTGCTGTGCGAGGAGCGGCGGGGGGCCTTTTTCTACGTGCGGCCGAAGGAGAGCCCTTGA
- the cheB gene encoding chemotaxis-specific protein-glutamate methyltransferase CheB: MQSPVRVLVVDDSAFARKVLRQVLSAARGIQVLDTARDGLDALEKISELRPDVITLDLMMPHLDGLGVLKALASLPSAPRVVVVSTAEEDSELAVCALQEGAVELVHKPTALATERLYEMGEELVAKVLTAASAQVRPGVEERPVVKPRVQPSPSTPNKLVVVGTSTGGPAALGRLLAALPGDFPVPLALALHIPAGYTEALARRLDKQSALEVLEAAEGVELKPGRAVLAQAGMHLSLTRRDGSTWAKLSREPAGTPHHPSVDVLFQSAVASWGRDVVGVVLTGMGDDGLAGARAIHAAGGRVLTESPESCVVYGMPRVVVEAGLSHASAPLEGMAALLARSVR; encoded by the coding sequence ATGCAGTCGCCGGTTCGGGTGCTGGTGGTGGATGACTCGGCGTTCGCGCGCAAGGTGTTGCGGCAAGTGCTCTCCGCCGCGCGGGGCATACAGGTGCTGGACACCGCGCGGGATGGGTTGGATGCGCTGGAGAAGATTTCCGAGCTGCGCCCGGACGTCATCACCCTGGACTTGATGATGCCGCACCTGGACGGACTGGGGGTGCTCAAGGCCCTGGCCTCCCTGCCCTCTGCGCCGCGCGTGGTGGTGGTGAGCACCGCGGAGGAGGACAGCGAGCTGGCGGTGTGCGCGCTCCAGGAGGGCGCGGTGGAGCTGGTGCACAAGCCCACGGCGCTCGCCACCGAGCGCCTCTACGAGATGGGCGAGGAGCTGGTGGCCAAGGTGCTCACCGCGGCGAGCGCCCAGGTGCGCCCGGGCGTGGAGGAGCGCCCGGTGGTGAAGCCCCGGGTGCAGCCCTCGCCCAGCACCCCCAACAAGCTGGTGGTGGTGGGCACCTCCACGGGGGGCCCCGCGGCGCTGGGGCGGCTCCTGGCGGCGCTGCCGGGGGACTTTCCCGTGCCGCTGGCGCTCGCGCTGCACATTCCCGCGGGCTACACGGAGGCGCTGGCGCGGCGGCTCGACAAGCAGAGCGCGCTGGAGGTGCTGGAGGCGGCCGAGGGCGTGGAGCTGAAGCCAGGGCGGGCGGTGCTCGCCCAGGCGGGCATGCACCTGTCGCTCACCCGCCGGGACGGCAGCACCTGGGCGAAGCTGTCGCGCGAGCCCGCGGGCACCCCGCACCACCCCTCGGTGGACGTGCTCTTCCAGAGCGCGGTGGCCAGCTGGGGCAGGGACGTGGTGGGCGTGGTGCTCACCGGCATGGGCGATGATGGGCTGGCCGGCGCGCGCGCCATCCACGCCGCGGGGGGCCGGGTGCTCACCGAGTCCCCCGAGTCCTGCGTGGTGTACGGCATGCCCCGCGTGGTGGTGGAGGCGGGCCTGTCCCACGCCAGCGCCCCGCTGGAGGGCATGGCGGCGCTGCTGGCGCGCTCCGTGCGCTGA
- a CDS encoding hybrid sensor histidine kinase/response regulator: MDRDQLAQALMATFLEELEGHIAALNRDLLAWEKASSPARAGELIASLLRTVHSVKGASRAVSLTLVEMACHGLEEVVSTVRRDQPTPPEVYELGFALADALDDARQRLALKQDLSGSPLEALLPQLNAAAHPATARPPPKTPAPVPPPAAKPAVPLEPPPPEVPAVAEALPVRVSAQKLDALLARSGELRVASLRLEGRAEMLEALREEMTLLRPQLQGPAEATARRMETRLGQLARELAGDRLALSHAVGGLDEEVRRSRTLPFAEACAGLERAVRDVARGAGKQVRLEVDGGALELDRSLLQGLREPLLHLVRNAVAHGLESPEERRRAGKPEEGRVTLAARLSGGRVQVSVEDDGRGLDLEAIRAQARARGWDVSDDTTAARLIFQPGLSTATQVTAVSGRGVGLDVVRSQVESLRGSVDVVFRPAEGTRFVLDVPLTLSTLRVLLVSAGGQRFALPAESVERLLRLAPSEVREVEGRQMWPAEDALVPIASLAAVLGLTAGAPRARLAAVVLTAGHLRAALGVEEVLAEQEVLVRGLGPRVRRARHVSGTAVLPDGRMALLLHPASLTRAAEGRPIAPLFPTLSLRKARQRILLADDSPTTRALEQSLLEAAGYEVVACADGAEAWERLQLLGADALVSDVEMPRMDGFALTETVRTSPRFSRLPVVLVTARDRPEDKARGLEVGASAYLVKSTFDQTHLLETLRRLL, from the coding sequence ATGGACAGGGACCAGCTGGCACAGGCGCTGATGGCCACGTTCCTCGAGGAGCTCGAGGGGCATATCGCCGCGCTCAACCGCGACCTGCTCGCGTGGGAGAAGGCCTCCAGCCCCGCGCGGGCCGGGGAGCTCATCGCCTCGCTGCTGCGCACGGTGCACAGCGTGAAGGGCGCCTCGCGCGCGGTGAGCCTGACGCTCGTGGAGATGGCCTGCCACGGCCTGGAGGAGGTGGTGAGCACGGTCCGGCGCGACCAGCCCACCCCGCCCGAGGTGTACGAGCTGGGCTTCGCCCTGGCCGACGCGCTGGACGATGCGCGGCAGCGGCTGGCCCTCAAGCAGGACCTGAGCGGCTCGCCCCTGGAGGCGCTGCTGCCCCAGCTCAACGCGGCGGCCCACCCCGCCACGGCCCGCCCCCCCCCCAAGACCCCGGCCCCCGTCCCGCCCCCCGCCGCCAAGCCCGCCGTGCCCCTGGAGCCGCCGCCCCCGGAGGTTCCCGCCGTGGCGGAGGCCCTGCCCGTGCGGGTGTCCGCGCAGAAGCTCGACGCGCTGCTGGCCCGGAGCGGGGAGCTGCGCGTGGCGAGCCTCCGGCTGGAGGGCCGCGCGGAGATGCTGGAGGCGCTGCGCGAGGAGATGACCCTGCTGCGGCCCCAGCTCCAGGGCCCGGCGGAGGCCACCGCGCGCCGCATGGAGACGCGCCTGGGGCAGCTCGCCCGGGAGCTCGCCGGGGACCGGCTCGCGCTGAGCCATGCCGTGGGAGGGCTGGATGAGGAGGTCCGCCGCTCGCGCACCCTGCCGTTCGCGGAGGCGTGCGCGGGCCTGGAGCGCGCCGTGCGGGACGTGGCGCGGGGGGCGGGCAAGCAGGTGCGGCTCGAGGTGGATGGCGGGGCGCTGGAGCTGGACCGCTCCCTGCTCCAGGGGCTGCGCGAGCCGCTGCTGCACCTGGTGCGCAACGCCGTGGCGCACGGGCTGGAGAGCCCCGAGGAGCGGCGCCGCGCGGGCAAGCCCGAGGAGGGCCGCGTCACGCTCGCCGCCCGGCTGTCGGGAGGGCGCGTGCAGGTGTCCGTGGAGGACGATGGGCGGGGGTTGGACCTCGAGGCCATCCGCGCCCAGGCGCGCGCCCGGGGCTGGGACGTGTCCGACGACACCACCGCGGCCCGGCTCATCTTCCAGCCAGGCCTGTCCACCGCCACGCAGGTGACGGCCGTGTCCGGGCGCGGCGTGGGGCTGGACGTGGTGCGCTCCCAGGTGGAGTCGCTCCGGGGCAGCGTGGACGTCGTGTTCCGTCCGGCCGAGGGCACGCGCTTCGTGCTGGATGTGCCGCTCACCCTGAGCACCCTGCGCGTGCTGCTGGTGAGCGCTGGCGGCCAGCGCTTCGCCCTCCCGGCCGAGAGCGTGGAGCGGCTCTTGCGGCTGGCCCCCAGCGAGGTGCGCGAGGTGGAGGGCCGGCAGATGTGGCCCGCCGAGGATGCCCTGGTGCCCATCGCCTCGCTGGCCGCGGTGCTGGGGCTCACCGCGGGGGCCCCGCGCGCCCGGCTCGCCGCGGTGGTGCTCACCGCGGGCCACCTGCGCGCCGCGCTGGGCGTGGAGGAGGTCCTCGCCGAGCAGGAGGTGCTCGTGCGCGGCCTGGGGCCCCGCGTGCGCCGCGCCCGCCATGTCTCCGGCACCGCGGTGCTGCCGGATGGGCGCATGGCGCTCCTGCTCCACCCCGCCTCGCTGACGCGCGCCGCCGAGGGGCGCCCCATCGCCCCGCTCTTCCCCACGCTCTCCTTGCGCAAGGCCCGCCAGCGCATCCTGCTCGCGGACGACTCGCCCACCACGCGCGCGCTGGAGCAGAGCCTGCTGGAGGCGGCCGGCTACGAGGTGGTGGCGTGCGCCGACGGCGCCGAGGCGTGGGAGCGGCTGCAGTTGCTAGGCGCCGACGCGCTCGTCTCCGACGTGGAGATGCCGCGCATGGATGGCTTCGCCCTCACCGAGACGGTGCGCACCTCGCCGCGCTTCTCCCGCCTGCCCGTGGTGCTCGTCACCGCGCGCGACCGGCCCGAGGACAAGGCCCGGGGCCTGGAGGTGGGCGCCAGCGCCTACCTGGTGAAGAGTACCTTTGATCAGACCCACTTGCTGGAAACGCTGAGACGCCTGCTATGA